One Colius striatus isolate bColStr4 chromosome 8, bColStr4.1.hap1, whole genome shotgun sequence genomic region harbors:
- the LOC104552989 gene encoding glutathione S-transferase omega-1-like isoform X1: MAGEHSRSLGKGSSAPGPVPQGVIRLYSMRFCPFAQRTRLVLRAKGISHEVININLKNKPDWFFEKNPFGLVPVLETSKGQLIYESPITCEYLDEAFPGKKLMPSDPYERAFQKMLLEHFSKVTPVIFKYVVALKDGQDTTALKAEIVEKFGKLEEVLSKRNTVFYGGDSISMLDYLIWPWFERLEPFQLKDSLSHAPKLQHWMEAMKEDPAVKATMTDPQIFKSYLQLYLKNSPEACDYGL; encoded by the exons ATGGCCGGCGAGCACTCTCGTAGTCTGGGCAAGG gcAGCTCGGCCCCGGGACCTGTGCCCCAGGGGGTGATCCGGCTGTACAGCATGAGGTTCTGCCCCTTCGCCCAACGGACGCGCCTCGTCCTCCGCGCCAAGGGCATCAG CCATGAAGTAATCAACATCAATCTGAAGAACAAACCTGACTGGTTCTTTGAGAAGAACCCCTTTGGGCTGGTTCCTGTTCTTGAGACCAGCAAGGGCCAGCTGATCTATGAGTCCCCAATCACTTGTGAATATTTGGATGAAGCATTTCCAGGGAAAAAGTTGATGCCTTCAGACCCATATGAGCGAGCCTTTCAGAAGATGCTCCTGGAACACTTCTCAAAG GTAACACCTGTGATTTTCAAGTATGTTGTGGCACTCAAAGATGGACAGGATACCACAGCACTGAAAGCAGAGATTGTTGAAAAGTTTGGCAAACTTGAAGAG GTTCTGTCCAAACGCAACACTGTGTTTTATGGTGGGGACTCAATTTCCATGCTTGACTACCTGATCTGGCCATGGTTTGAACGTCTGGAACCGTTCCAGCTCAAAGA tTCTTTGAGTCATGCCCCAAAGCTCCAACACTGGATGGAGGCCATGAAGGAGGACCCTGCTGTCAAGGCTACAATGACTGACCCACAGATATTCAAAAGTTACCTGCAGCTCTATTTGAAGAACAGCCCTGAAGCATGTGATTATGGGCTCTGA
- the LOC104552989 gene encoding glutathione S-transferase omega-1-like isoform X2: protein MRFCPFAQRTRLVLRAKGISHEVININLKNKPDWFFEKNPFGLVPVLETSKGQLIYESPITCEYLDEAFPGKKLMPSDPYERAFQKMLLEHFSKVTPVIFKYVVALKDGQDTTALKAEIVEKFGKLEEVLSKRNTVFYGGDSISMLDYLIWPWFERLEPFQLKDSLSHAPKLQHWMEAMKEDPAVKATMTDPQIFKSYLQLYLKNSPEACDYGL, encoded by the exons ATGAGGTTCTGCCCCTTCGCCCAACGGACGCGCCTCGTCCTCCGCGCCAAGGGCATCAG CCATGAAGTAATCAACATCAATCTGAAGAACAAACCTGACTGGTTCTTTGAGAAGAACCCCTTTGGGCTGGTTCCTGTTCTTGAGACCAGCAAGGGCCAGCTGATCTATGAGTCCCCAATCACTTGTGAATATTTGGATGAAGCATTTCCAGGGAAAAAGTTGATGCCTTCAGACCCATATGAGCGAGCCTTTCAGAAGATGCTCCTGGAACACTTCTCAAAG GTAACACCTGTGATTTTCAAGTATGTTGTGGCACTCAAAGATGGACAGGATACCACAGCACTGAAAGCAGAGATTGTTGAAAAGTTTGGCAAACTTGAAGAG GTTCTGTCCAAACGCAACACTGTGTTTTATGGTGGGGACTCAATTTCCATGCTTGACTACCTGATCTGGCCATGGTTTGAACGTCTGGAACCGTTCCAGCTCAAAGA tTCTTTGAGTCATGCCCCAAAGCTCCAACACTGGATGGAGGCCATGAAGGAGGACCCTGCTGTCAAGGCTACAATGACTGACCCACAGATATTCAAAAGTTACCTGCAGCTCTATTTGAAGAACAGCCCTGAAGCATGTGATTATGGGCTCTGA